A single region of the Actinoplanes sp. SE50/110 genome encodes:
- a CDS encoding M1 family metallopeptidase — MRRRGPVAVLAVLLIAGGCRSSGAAAFTAGAIGAGDPYFPTYGNGGYDVAGYDLDLRYDPGSGQLGGRATITATATQSLSRFDFDLAHLTASKITVDGAAATAETAGNELVVTPATGIPSGRRFTVVVEYSGEPDQLENKALGNGGWIRTADGGIALGQPESASTWYPVNDHPSDKATFRLAMTVPDGLQVISNGVPGTTDRHGGWTTWHWAESAPMASYLSTVVIGHYRVTTGTHDGKPMIVAVPESVPATSPGARALARTGEIADFLAGLFGPYPFDAYGGVIVTDSRIGYALETQSRPVYGGDFFTKDENAGVVAHELAHQWFGDSVSLRRWQDIWLNEGFATYAEWLWAEHDGGRTAQQEFIIAYSSTDWTQPTGDPGPAHLFGSAVYQRGAMTVYALRRTIGDDAFLKLLTAWPAAHRDGNGTTEQFIALAEQTSGKDLKDFFHAWLYGTGKPPAP; from the coding sequence ATGAGACGACGGGGTCCGGTCGCCGTGCTGGCGGTCCTGCTCATCGCCGGTGGCTGCCGGTCCTCCGGGGCCGCGGCCTTCACGGCCGGTGCGATCGGGGCCGGTGACCCCTACTTCCCGACGTACGGCAACGGCGGCTACGACGTGGCCGGATACGACCTGGACCTGCGCTACGACCCGGGCAGCGGTCAGCTGGGCGGCCGGGCGACGATCACCGCGACCGCCACCCAGAGCCTGTCCCGCTTCGACTTCGACCTGGCCCACCTGACCGCCTCGAAGATCACCGTGGACGGCGCCGCGGCGACCGCCGAGACGGCCGGCAACGAGCTGGTCGTCACCCCGGCCACCGGGATCCCGTCCGGGCGGCGGTTCACCGTCGTCGTCGAGTATTCCGGCGAACCCGACCAGCTGGAGAACAAGGCGCTCGGCAACGGCGGCTGGATCCGCACCGCCGACGGCGGCATCGCGCTGGGCCAGCCCGAATCGGCCAGCACCTGGTATCCGGTGAACGACCACCCGTCGGACAAGGCCACCTTCCGCCTGGCGATGACCGTGCCGGACGGACTGCAGGTGATCAGCAACGGGGTGCCCGGGACGACGGACCGCCACGGGGGCTGGACCACCTGGCACTGGGCCGAGTCCGCGCCGATGGCCAGCTACCTGTCCACCGTGGTGATCGGGCACTACCGGGTCACCACCGGCACCCACGACGGCAAGCCGATGATCGTCGCGGTGCCCGAGTCGGTGCCGGCCACCAGCCCCGGGGCCAGGGCACTGGCCCGCACCGGCGAGATCGCGGATTTCCTGGCCGGGCTGTTCGGGCCGTACCCGTTCGACGCCTACGGTGGGGTGATCGTCACCGACAGCCGGATCGGGTACGCGCTGGAGACCCAGTCCCGGCCGGTGTACGGCGGTGACTTCTTCACCAAGGACGAGAACGCCGGGGTGGTCGCCCACGAGCTGGCCCACCAGTGGTTCGGCGACAGCGTTTCCCTGCGACGGTGGCAGGACATCTGGCTCAACGAGGGGTTCGCGACCTACGCCGAATGGCTGTGGGCCGAGCACGACGGCGGCCGCACCGCGCAGCAGGAGTTCATCATCGCGTACTCGTCGACGGACTGGACCCAGCCGACCGGGGACCCGGGCCCGGCGCACCTCTTCGGATCGGCGGTCTACCAGCGGGGGGCGATGACGGTTTACGCCCTGCGCCGGACGATCGGCGACGACGCCTTCCTGAAGCTGCTCACCGCGTGGCCCGCCGCCCACAGGGACGGCAACGGCACCACGGAGCAGTTCATCGCCCTTGCCGAACAGACGTCCGGCAAGGACCTGAAAGACTTCTTCCACGCCTGGCTCTACGGAACCGGGAAGCCCCCGGCCCCGTGA
- a CDS encoding LCP family protein — translation MRTGRIARAVVVAVLGMTVAACRHSGAAAPAASTAPIPESTPSAAPAPSPGADLTGPLDLVLAGVDTRITEPGWEPHSDAIMLLHVDAGLKSAYLYSLPRDLLVQVPAYPKAGFPGGRHKLTEAMAFGSRIPGRTAKNVANGYDLLTRTISAYTGIRTFQAGAILNFGGLDRLVDELGGIDMTIDQKVKSRHRRPDGTLRKLSGHDYTGPQAVYLPGKRHLVGWQAIDYARQRYGLPNGDYDRQRHQRQMVEAILDKALGEGLSDPAKLQPVITALGKTLVTVGGRQPIDYAYALRDLTPSSVTMVQLDGGGVGSGSGYLGEALNAEARGFLSAVAAGTIAAYLKAHPGMVDKG, via the coding sequence ATGCGGACAGGCAGGATCGCGCGAGCCGTGGTGGTCGCCGTGCTCGGGATGACGGTCGCCGCCTGCCGGCACTCCGGCGCCGCCGCCCCGGCCGCGTCCACGGCGCCGATCCCGGAGTCGACGCCGAGCGCCGCGCCGGCGCCCTCCCCGGGCGCCGACCTCACCGGCCCGCTCGATCTGGTGCTGGCCGGCGTCGACACCCGGATCACCGAGCCCGGCTGGGAGCCGCACTCCGACGCGATCATGCTGCTGCACGTCGACGCCGGGCTGAAGTCCGCCTACCTCTACTCCCTCCCCCGGGACCTGCTCGTCCAGGTCCCGGCCTATCCGAAGGCCGGCTTCCCGGGCGGCAGGCACAAGCTCACCGAGGCGATGGCGTTCGGCTCGCGGATCCCCGGTCGGACCGCCAAGAACGTGGCGAACGGCTACGACCTGCTGACCCGGACGATCAGCGCGTACACCGGGATCAGGACCTTCCAGGCCGGCGCGATCCTCAACTTCGGCGGCCTCGACCGGCTGGTCGACGAGTTGGGCGGGATCGACATGACGATCGACCAGAAGGTGAAGTCGCGGCACCGGCGACCGGACGGCACACTGCGCAAGCTGAGCGGCCACGACTACACCGGGCCGCAGGCCGTCTACCTGCCCGGTAAGCGGCACCTGGTCGGCTGGCAGGCGATCGACTACGCCCGGCAGCGCTACGGCCTGCCGAACGGCGACTACGACCGGCAGCGCCATCAGCGGCAGATGGTCGAGGCGATCCTCGACAAGGCGCTCGGCGAGGGCCTCAGCGACCCGGCGAAACTTCAGCCGGTCATCACCGCCCTCGGGAAGACGCTGGTCACGGTCGGCGGACGACAACCGATCGACTACGCGTACGCGTTGCGTGACCTCACCCCGTCCTCGGTGACCATGGTTCAGCTGGACGGCGGCGGCGTCGGCAGTGGCAGCGGCTACCTGGGCGAGGCGCTGAACGCGGAGGCCCGCGGCTTCCTCTCCGCGGTCGCCGCGGGCACCATTGCGGCGTACCTGAAAGCGCACCCCGGGATGGTCGACAAGGGATGA
- the guaA gene encoding glutamine-hydrolyzing GMP synthase produces the protein MSTPRPVLVVDFGAQYAQLIARRVREARVYSEIVPSSMPVAEMLAKNPAAIILSGGPSSVYEPGAPTLDAGLFDSDVPVFGICYGFQAMAQALGGTVAHTGSREYGRTLLTAQGGSLLRDLPADLPVWMSHGDSVSVAPSGFMVTASTPGAPVAAFEDLTARRAGVQFHPEVAHTEQGQEMLKRFLYDIAGIEPTWTPGNIIEDQVALIRQHVGDKQVICGLSGGVDSAVAAALVHKAIGDQLTCVFVDHGLLRAGEREQVEKDYVAATGIRLVVVDAEEQFLGHLKDVTDPEQKRKIIGREFIRTFEAAARDLDAERHIEFLVQGTLYPDVVESGGGTGTANIKSHHNVGGLPDDLQFALIEPLRTLFKDEVRALGAELGLPEAMVQRHPFPGPGLAIRIIGAVDRERLDLLRQADLIAREELTAAGLDRDVWQFPVVLLADVRSVGVQGDGRTYGHPVVLRPVSSEDAMTADWSRLPYDLIAKISNRITNEVREVNRVVLDVTSKPPGTIEWE, from the coding sequence GTGAGTACCCCGCGTCCCGTCCTCGTCGTCGACTTCGGCGCCCAGTACGCCCAGTTGATCGCCCGCCGGGTCCGTGAGGCCCGTGTCTACTCGGAGATCGTGCCGAGCTCGATGCCGGTCGCCGAGATGCTGGCGAAGAATCCCGCCGCGATCATCCTGTCCGGCGGCCCGTCCAGCGTCTACGAGCCGGGCGCGCCCACGCTCGACGCCGGCCTGTTCGACAGCGACGTGCCGGTCTTCGGCATCTGCTACGGCTTCCAGGCGATGGCTCAGGCGCTCGGCGGCACGGTCGCGCACACCGGCTCCCGGGAGTACGGGCGGACCCTGCTCACCGCGCAGGGCGGCTCGCTGCTCCGCGACCTGCCGGCCGACCTGCCGGTCTGGATGAGCCACGGGGACAGCGTCTCGGTCGCCCCGTCCGGCTTCATGGTCACCGCGTCCACGCCCGGCGCTCCGGTCGCCGCGTTCGAGGACCTCACCGCCCGGCGTGCCGGCGTGCAGTTCCACCCCGAGGTGGCGCACACCGAGCAGGGCCAGGAGATGCTCAAGCGCTTCCTGTACGACATCGCCGGCATCGAGCCCACCTGGACCCCGGGCAACATCATCGAGGACCAGGTCGCCCTGATCCGTCAGCACGTGGGGGACAAACAGGTCATCTGCGGCCTCTCCGGCGGCGTCGACTCGGCGGTCGCCGCGGCCCTGGTCCACAAGGCCATCGGTGACCAGCTCACCTGCGTCTTCGTCGACCACGGCCTGCTGCGCGCCGGCGAGCGCGAGCAGGTGGAGAAGGACTACGTCGCGGCCACCGGCATCCGGCTGGTCGTCGTCGACGCCGAGGAGCAGTTCCTCGGCCACCTCAAGGACGTCACCGACCCGGAGCAGAAGCGGAAGATCATCGGCCGCGAGTTCATCCGGACGTTCGAGGCGGCGGCCCGCGACCTGGACGCCGAGCGGCACATCGAGTTCCTGGTGCAGGGCACCCTCTACCCGGACGTGGTGGAGTCCGGCGGCGGCACCGGCACGGCGAACATCAAGTCGCACCACAACGTCGGCGGGCTCCCCGACGACCTGCAGTTCGCGCTGATCGAGCCGTTGCGCACGCTGTTCAAGGACGAGGTGCGCGCGCTCGGTGCCGAGCTCGGGCTGCCCGAGGCGATGGTGCAGCGGCACCCGTTCCCCGGCCCGGGTCTGGCCATCCGGATCATCGGTGCGGTCGACCGGGAACGGCTGGACCTGCTGCGCCAGGCCGACCTGATCGCCCGCGAGGAGCTGACCGCGGCCGGCCTCGACCGCGACGTGTGGCAGTTCCCGGTGGTGCTGCTGGCCGACGTGCGCAGCGTGGGCGTGCAGGGTGACGGCCGCACCTACGGCCACCCGGTGGTGCTGCGCCCGGTCTCCTCCGAGGACGCGATGACGGCGGACTGGTCGCGCCTGCCCTACGACCTGATCGCCAAGATCTCGAACCGGATCACCAACGAGGTCCGCGAGGTCAACCGGGTGGTGCTGGACGTCACGAGCAAGCCGCCGGGCACCATCGAGTGGGAGTGA
- a CDS encoding NUDIX hydrolase encodes MTPALEPLRRIAAYAVATDDEGRVLLVRASAKSGTPGIWSLPGGAVDHGEDPNHTVVRETAAETGLSVAVTGLRDVLADMRSLPHRGVTIHTDRLIYTVSVRGGTLIDRVGHPTDLARWHTLEEAARLKLRPFAAEALGLPAASADLRPDVPPTFPSFYAYQGPDGLHRAQRFAAYAIATDPYDNLLLTRIAPGYPGAGCWHLPGGGTDYGEQPGPALIRELVEETGQQGRLIELLGVASHRDAASLGPEGYPIDWHGVRAFYRVVVDAPTEVVIHDVGGSTSEAGWMPLREVAALAADQLTEVTADALRAAGLI; translated from the coding sequence GTGACCCCCGCACTGGAACCGCTCCGCAGGATCGCCGCCTACGCCGTCGCGACCGACGACGAAGGCCGCGTGCTTCTGGTCCGGGCCTCGGCCAAATCCGGGACGCCCGGCATCTGGTCGCTGCCCGGCGGCGCCGTGGACCACGGCGAAGATCCCAATCACACCGTCGTCCGCGAGACCGCGGCGGAGACCGGCCTCTCCGTCGCGGTGACCGGGCTGCGTGACGTCCTGGCCGACATGCGCTCACTGCCGCACCGTGGCGTCACCATCCACACCGACCGGCTGATCTACACCGTGTCGGTGCGCGGCGGCACCCTGATCGACCGGGTCGGCCACCCCACCGACCTGGCGCGCTGGCACACCCTGGAGGAGGCGGCGCGGCTCAAGCTGCGCCCGTTCGCCGCGGAGGCGCTGGGACTCCCGGCCGCCTCGGCCGACCTGCGCCCCGACGTGCCGCCGACCTTCCCGTCCTTCTACGCCTACCAGGGGCCGGACGGGCTGCACCGGGCGCAGCGGTTCGCGGCGTACGCGATCGCCACCGACCCGTACGACAATCTCCTGCTGACCCGGATCGCGCCCGGGTATCCCGGCGCCGGCTGTTGGCACCTGCCCGGCGGCGGCACCGACTACGGCGAGCAGCCCGGCCCGGCGCTGATCCGTGAGCTGGTCGAGGAGACCGGCCAGCAGGGCCGGCTGATCGAGCTGCTCGGGGTGGCCAGCCACCGGGACGCCGCCTCGCTCGGGCCGGAGGGCTACCCGATCGACTGGCACGGGGTCCGCGCGTTCTACCGGGTGGTCGTCGACGCGCCGACCGAGGTGGTGATCCACGACGTCGGCGGGTCCACCTCCGAGGCCGGCTGGATGCCGCTGCGCGAGGTTGCCGCGCTCGCCGCCGACCAGCTCACCGAAGTCACCGCCGATGCGCTGCGGGCGGCCGGGCTAATCTAG
- a CDS encoding NUDIX domain-containing protein, with protein sequence MKIRRTAAYGVCRAADGGVLLTRGSDLSAFPGVWSLPGGGVDHGEAPADAVVREFAEETGLTVAVTGVRGVVADVVAFPFDDLVEHTDRILYDVAVTGGDLRPETGGTSDLAEWVPPAEVAARPLLPFTAGALGVSFDAPAVVPLDDEPVHRGDRVQRFGAYGLVTDPAGRILLARITQGYPGGGSWHLPGGGTDYGETPEEGLLRELYEETSQRGRIDGLLTVGHRYDPAALGPEGVPLDWHVIRVVYRVRVEEPVTPVVSEAAGGSTDRASWFTPGEVAGLPLTELAREALAEAG encoded by the coding sequence GTGAAGATCAGACGAACCGCGGCGTACGGGGTGTGCCGGGCCGCCGACGGCGGGGTCCTGCTCACCCGCGGCTCCGATCTCAGCGCCTTCCCGGGCGTCTGGTCGCTGCCCGGCGGCGGGGTGGACCACGGCGAGGCGCCGGCCGACGCCGTGGTCCGCGAGTTCGCCGAGGAGACCGGCCTGACGGTGGCCGTCACCGGGGTGCGCGGCGTGGTCGCCGACGTGGTCGCGTTCCCGTTCGACGATCTGGTGGAGCACACCGACCGGATCCTCTACGACGTGGCCGTCACCGGCGGCGATCTGCGCCCGGAGACCGGCGGCACCAGCGACCTGGCCGAGTGGGTGCCGCCCGCCGAGGTGGCCGCCCGCCCACTGCTGCCGTTCACCGCCGGCGCCCTCGGGGTGTCCTTCGACGCCCCCGCGGTGGTGCCGCTCGACGACGAGCCGGTGCACCGTGGTGACCGCGTGCAGCGGTTCGGGGCGTACGGGCTGGTGACTGATCCAGCCGGACGGATCCTGCTGGCCCGGATCACGCAGGGTTACCCCGGCGGCGGTTCCTGGCATCTTCCCGGTGGCGGCACCGACTACGGCGAAACCCCCGAGGAAGGTTTACTTCGTGAACTTTATGAAGAGACCTCGCAGCGCGGCCGGATCGACGGCCTACTGACTGTCGGTCATCGATACGACCCGGCGGCGCTCGGACCGGAAGGTGTTCCGCTCGACTGGCATGTGATTCGCGTCGTATATCGCGTAAGAGTGGAGGAACCGGTCACTCCGGTGGTCAGCGAAGCCGCAGGTGGATCCACCGACCGGGCGTCCTGGTTCACCCCCGGTGAGGTCGCCGGGCTGCCGCTGACCGAACTGGCCCGGGAAGCACTGGCTGAGGCGGGCTAA
- a CDS encoding phosphatidylcholine/phosphatidylserine synthase: MPRTPWRRRRTTDSPRPAGRRWAGRLRRGGTLARQALLVRVGRRAAETSRAATATRAEVLYTSPEPGLSRTIPAPGVPLDTPAAFPVDESVPATIPLLPGEPTMARRARFALVNACTLSSLGLGLLAIFLAMADQPRWAAGCLVACVAFDGLDGALARKLGVASPFGAQMDSLADMCSFGLAAPVVVYASLLGTVPQPAAALACALVAGCAAVRLARFNVSPKDGRFFCGVPTTMAAAVLALAVLIGLPLPGMALLAGVALLAFAMVSSFPYAKLARIVKLPPWLWLLPVVGALVEPKMTFVLVVATYLVSGPVLWVRAKRA; the protein is encoded by the coding sequence GTGCCGCGTACCCCTTGGCGCCGGCGTCGAACGACGGATAGCCCCCGTCCCGCCGGCCGCCGTTGGGCTGGCCGTTTGCGCCGTGGCGGGACTCTCGCCCGGCAGGCCCTGCTGGTTCGGGTGGGTCGCCGCGCCGCCGAGACGAGCCGGGCCGCCACCGCGACCCGTGCCGAGGTGCTCTACACCTCGCCGGAACCGGGGCTGAGCCGCACCATTCCCGCCCCCGGAGTTCCCCTGGACACCCCCGCCGCCTTCCCCGTGGACGAGTCCGTCCCGGCGACCATCCCGCTGCTGCCGGGCGAGCCGACGATGGCTCGCCGGGCGCGTTTCGCGCTGGTCAACGCCTGCACCCTGAGCAGTCTCGGGCTCGGCCTGCTGGCCATCTTCCTGGCCATGGCCGACCAGCCCCGGTGGGCCGCCGGCTGCCTGGTCGCCTGCGTCGCCTTCGACGGCCTGGACGGCGCGCTGGCTCGTAAGCTCGGCGTCGCCAGCCCGTTCGGCGCGCAGATGGACTCGCTCGCCGACATGTGCTCGTTCGGCCTGGCCGCGCCGGTCGTGGTCTACGCCTCGCTGCTCGGCACCGTCCCGCAGCCGGCCGCAGCGCTGGCCTGCGCCCTGGTCGCGGGCTGCGCCGCGGTCCGGCTGGCCCGCTTCAACGTCTCGCCGAAGGACGGGCGCTTCTTCTGCGGCGTCCCGACCACGATGGCGGCGGCGGTCCTCGCGCTCGCCGTGCTGATCGGCCTGCCGCTGCCCGGCATGGCGCTGCTGGCCGGCGTCGCGCTGCTGGCCTTCGCGATGGTGTCCAGCTTCCCGTACGCGAAGCTCGCCCGGATCGTGAAGCTGCCGCCGTGGCTGTGGCTGCTGCCGGTGGTCGGCGCGCTGGTCGAGCCGAAGATGACGTTCGTCCTGGTCGTCGCGACCTACCTGGTCAGCGGCCCGGTCCTCTGGGTGCGCGCCAAGCGCGCCTGA
- a CDS encoding phosphatidylserine decarboxylase — MTQFPAVSATPVPAVGARAARALTAEFARQNAATTALLIGADHASAVVAAAVEALLPGDTLVLVAGEHSSADLLRGHITGLGSWVADRVRILESLDEAQPADVVIVGEPLTGTADDTRGLIDKLAKYLTDGAVLSVATPAGPGRTMGAAAELFRQGSLFGVGSDLVVRNQPPLRVHKLRFTPAEVGAAATVAPAYRTASVPLTRTMHIDSNGVAAAGIALGLAALARRTRPKSKLWLIPALAAAPVAAFFRDPERDVPSDPASVVAAADGKILSVERMHDDRFGPGEFLRIAVFLSVFDVHVNRSPVAGRVADYFVEEGGFANAATAAAEHNVAAYTVLDTEHGTVVVAQRTGLIARRIVQRTPVGTLVAKGERFGLIRFGSRTDVYLPADRAEALVSVDERVVGGATVIARWK, encoded by the coding sequence ATGACCCAGTTTCCCGCCGTGTCCGCCACGCCCGTCCCGGCCGTGGGAGCCCGGGCCGCCCGCGCCCTGACCGCCGAGTTCGCCCGGCAGAACGCGGCCACCACCGCCCTGCTGATCGGTGCCGACCATGCCTCCGCCGTGGTGGCCGCCGCCGTCGAGGCGCTCCTGCCGGGCGACACCCTCGTCCTGGTGGCCGGTGAGCACAGCAGCGCCGACCTGCTCCGCGGCCACATCACCGGCCTGGGCAGCTGGGTCGCCGACCGGGTGCGCATCCTGGAGTCGTTGGACGAGGCGCAGCCGGCCGACGTGGTCATCGTCGGGGAGCCGCTCACCGGCACCGCCGACGACACCCGCGGCCTGATCGACAAACTCGCGAAATACCTGACCGACGGCGCCGTGCTCAGCGTCGCCACCCCGGCGGGCCCGGGCCGCACGATGGGCGCCGCGGCCGAGCTGTTCCGCCAGGGTTCACTCTTCGGGGTCGGCTCCGACCTGGTGGTCCGCAACCAGCCGCCGCTGCGCGTGCACAAGCTGCGGTTCACCCCGGCCGAGGTGGGCGCCGCCGCGACCGTCGCCCCGGCCTACCGGACGGCCAGCGTCCCGCTGACCCGCACCATGCACATCGACTCGAACGGGGTGGCCGCCGCCGGCATCGCGCTCGGTCTGGCCGCGCTGGCCCGCCGGACCCGGCCGAAGTCGAAGCTGTGGCTGATCCCGGCGCTGGCCGCGGCGCCGGTCGCGGCGTTCTTCCGGGACCCGGAGCGGGACGTGCCGTCCGACCCGGCCTCGGTCGTGGCCGCCGCCGACGGCAAGATCCTGTCGGTGGAGCGGATGCACGACGACCGGTTCGGCCCGGGTGAGTTCCTGCGGATCGCGGTCTTCCTGTCGGTCTTCGACGTGCACGTGAACCGGTCGCCGGTGGCCGGGCGGGTCGCCGACTACTTCGTCGAGGAGGGCGGCTTCGCGAACGCCGCCACCGCGGCCGCCGAGCACAACGTCGCGGCGTACACGGTGCTCGACACCGAGCACGGGACCGTCGTGGTGGCGCAGCGGACCGGGCTGATCGCCCGCCGGATCGTGCAGCGCACCCCGGTCGGCACGCTGGTGGCCAAGGGCGAGCGGTTCGGGCTGATCCGGTTCGGCTCACGCACCGACGTCTACCTGCCGGCGGACCGGGCGGAGGCGCTGGTCAGCGTCGACGAGCGGGTCGTCGGTGGCGCCACGGTGATCGCCCGCTGGAAGTAG
- a CDS encoding PspC domain-containing protein — MNDEAAEPRTPGTGPEGGPAPSATTPPQANVPPWLTAAQAAFARQQLVRPREGRYIAGVCGALARRTGTDPVLWRVLLAVLGVLGGAGVLFYLIGWLVIPSEGDTASPVESLLGKGHSGMSPLSVVVLGGAALLTFSFVVSDGARASMLAAAVLVGAFLLIKRGAPAGTFAAPPAPAGPPASPGAEEPTMAFTSPTPAAPAGEPVTPPAPAAYEPPRWTPPTESGYRPPFAPHGPFASAGAYPPPAPATPPPPKPPKPPKQRSILGRLTFFAIIVVMGLLAVLDMAGVNVAVSAYFAAALTTIGLGLLVGTWFGRARGLIFLAFLTTIGLLISTGTERWGSEFRDSVYRPANLAEVADSYEFTLGNVTLDLRGVDFTGADQATTVRMSVGQLRVLLPDRVDTTAQVHVGGRTVLFGQEYSGDDASSRSVTDLGRDGAGGGKLALDLHLETGNLEVIR, encoded by the coding sequence ATGAACGACGAAGCTGCCGAACCCCGTACCCCGGGTACCGGTCCTGAGGGCGGGCCGGCACCTTCCGCCACCACCCCACCGCAGGCGAACGTGCCGCCGTGGCTCACCGCGGCGCAGGCCGCCTTCGCCCGCCAGCAGCTGGTCCGCCCCCGCGAGGGCCGCTACATCGCCGGCGTCTGCGGCGCCCTGGCCCGGCGCACCGGCACCGACCCGGTGCTGTGGCGGGTGCTGCTCGCGGTGCTCGGCGTGCTGGGCGGCGCCGGGGTGCTGTTCTATCTGATCGGCTGGCTGGTCATCCCGTCCGAGGGGGACACCGCCTCGCCGGTCGAGTCACTGCTCGGCAAGGGTCACTCCGGGATGTCGCCGCTGAGCGTGGTGGTGCTCGGCGGGGCCGCACTGCTGACCTTCTCGTTCGTGGTCAGTGACGGCGCCCGGGCCAGCATGCTGGCGGCGGCCGTGCTGGTGGGTGCGTTCCTGCTGATCAAAAGAGGCGCGCCGGCCGGCACCTTCGCCGCACCGCCGGCACCGGCCGGGCCGCCCGCGTCGCCCGGCGCCGAGGAGCCGACGATGGCGTTCACCTCGCCGACCCCGGCCGCACCGGCCGGCGAACCGGTGACCCCGCCCGCGCCGGCGGCGTACGAGCCGCCACGCTGGACCCCGCCGACGGAGTCCGGGTACCGCCCGCCGTTCGCCCCGCACGGCCCGTTCGCGAGCGCCGGCGCCTACCCGCCGCCCGCGCCGGCCACCCCGCCGCCGCCGAAACCGCCCAAGCCGCCGAAGCAGCGCTCGATCCTGGGCCGGCTGACGTTCTTCGCGATCATCGTGGTGATGGGCCTGCTCGCGGTGCTCGACATGGCCGGAGTGAACGTCGCGGTGTCGGCGTACTTCGCGGCCGCTCTGACCACCATCGGCCTGGGCCTGCTGGTCGGCACCTGGTTCGGCCGGGCCCGCGGCCTGATCTTCCTGGCCTTCCTGACCACCATCGGTCTGCTGATCAGCACGGGCACCGAGCGGTGGGGCAGCGAGTTCCGGGACAGCGTGTACCGTCCGGCCAACCTCGCCGAGGTCGCCGACTCCTACGAGTTCACGCTCGGCAACGTCACCCTCGACCTGCGCGGCGTCGACTTCACCGGCGCCGACCAGGCCACCACGGTCCGGATGAGCGTGGGCCAGCTCCGGGTGCTGCTGCCGGACCGGGTCGACACCACCGCGCAGGTGCACGTCGGCGGCCGGACGGTGCTGTTCGGCCAGGAGTACAGCGGCGACGACGCCTCGTCGCGATCGGTCACCGACCTCGGCCGGGACGGCGCCGGCGGCGGCAAGCTCGCCCTCGACCTGCACCTCGAAACCGGAAACCTGGAGGTGATCCGATGA